aataatgaaaactcctgactcttgccagagtcctgacacagtttggccccaattggccaaagagtgaaaacaactcacagcagaatccaatggaacaatcacctgtgggtaaacaatctccaaacacattccacatgtgagcacaacacgCGAGAAggaaatgagataagaattgttttccttctctctgaggcttctcaacttcccaggagaaaaatcgtGAGTGAAGGGATTCTATCAGAGACTGTGAGTGCCTCACACTGGCACTCCCTCACATCAGGACACTCTGCCTCTTTGTAGGGAGTTAATTTGCCACAGTTTTTCTGGGGCTCTCTGATCcctctggtttttttccccatatgtTCCTACCCTGATTTGCAGCATTTTCAGCTCAAAGAAAAGACAAATTCACTTTCTGCCCTCATGTGGAAGGGCTGATGGCCAGATTTGAGCTGTGACCAGAGTAAACAAGTTGTcatccagagaagctgtgggtgccccttccctggaaatgttcaaggccagattggatggaccctgagcaacctgatccactggaaagtgtccctgctcatgacAGGGCTTTGaaattagatgatctttaaggtcccttccaatctaaAACATTCTCTGGCTCTGTGTTTCTATGAAATAGGAAAGATGTTTCTGTATCTCAAGAGATGAGTGGACATGAGCAAAAATAAGACAGGGAACAAAACCTTGTCTTTTACTTGCAACAGACCCTGAAGAACCAATTTTTAACTTCTTAACTTTCTAACTTTAAACTTCCATTTGTCCGAACATACCATTAAGACCGAGTCatctttgttttcctgtgaCAACACTTTCAAGAAGATGAGTTTAACATCTTGaggtttctttcttccttctagAGGGAAGCATGGAAACAAAATCCCTGTCTTTCCTTCATTCTGAAATGATCCCAGCACCCCTCTGCTCTTCCAGTCCTTTGCAGAGAGCAAGACCATGGGTGTGTAAGTGAATACAGAAGTAATGGGTGTCTAAACTCCCACTATTCTCAGTGGAGGTCCAGTTGAGGGAATCCAAAGATTAGAAAGAATCTAAAACATCTACCCTGAACCAGGCCCTTGTAGTTGTACAAAACCGATCTACTTGCAAGGTGAATTTCACCAATGTGACTGCAGAACTTCCTCTGCTGGTGATGAGCTCTCACCCAGCacaaggggctgtgccctggcagagaAGAGTAACTTAACATGTCTGTGTTATATTAGAAAAAAAGTGATTTGCTTTAATCATGAGCAAAGAAGGAAGCAGAGCTGTTTAGCAGACAAGCAGAATCTCTCCTCTGAACGGGGAATGAATGTCTGAACTCCTGGAGTGTCTTTCCAAAGTGGGGTAACCTTTTTAGGGGATACTGGTCTCTTTCACAGGGGGATTTATCTTCAATGATCCTTGTCTGGCACATGGCAAACACTCCTGCTCTTCAGAGTTGTACTTGTCAATGTTCTGGAAGATAGGGAGGTGATTGGAAACAATTGAATGGCACTGTGGGCAAGGAAATTATCCTAAGGCTTCTGTGGAAAGCAATTACAGGGTGTTCCTGGAAGGCTCTTCCAGCACACTGCTGATTACTGCAGTGCTGAAAGTTACAGCTGGATTATGGCTTATCAgctgttgcctttttttccttgtgtgaATGAAAACCTTTAAATAGCAGTGGAGGTCAGCCTGAAAATGCCTGTATTATTGATAAGGGGAGAGGCTTGGGAAGGGTCAGGAGCACAGGccttgtgaggagcagctgagggagctggggaggctcagcctggagaaaaggaggctcaaggGGCACCTTctcactctctgcagctccctgacaggaggttgtctcttctcccaagtagAAACTGATAGCACCAAatgaaatggcctcaagttgtgccaggggaggtttgtaTTGGGTGTTGGAAGATATTTCCTCACAGAAAGGTTTGCCAGGCATcagaacaggctgtccagggcagtggtggagtcaccatgcctggagggatttaaaggatgtgtagatgtggcacctggggacagaaTTTTGTGGGACATTGGTAGTGCTGGGTTGATGGTTGGATTCCATAGTCTTTAGAGAGCTTTCCCAACctcaatgattctgtgattctgtggtgaGCATGAATCTTTCAGACTGAAGGCTGAATGCCCTCAGGGAGGCCCTCAGTGactgacagagctgggaagggcagtGCTTATGGTGGGCACTTCAAATGAACCCTGTTTCCTGTCCAATGCTGCAAAAGAACCAAACCTGGAGCTGAACTTGTCCTTTGAGCCCTGAAGGAGGTACAGTTCTGACAATACCAGCTGTCCTCTGCCTCCTGGTCCAGATAACTCTCCCATCCTGCTTACTTTTGAAAATATCTGCTGTGTGAGAATGCAGCGACCCACCAGGGCAAAGAACAGTGAACAATGTCATGTCTTGTaccccaaaatcacagaaaatctgTGACAACTCATTTGGGATCTGAAAGTTTGTATGTGCTCTGCTGGTTTATTATTGCAAAGTCTGAAGTGCAGGGAATGTGAACTGATCCTTCAGCTTGTGTTTGAGTTTTAAAtctttgcatttgttttttctctcGAGCTCTTTCAGTGTCTCAAGGAGCCATGTACGGTGCTGAAATAATGCAGCATCTGTCTCCTCATCATATTTCAGTTCCTAGCTGATGGAAATACCATGAAAGAAACATGTCTTAAATGATTTTAGCCTCATAAATGGCTCTTTGAGACATTTAGAAACCCTGTAAAACCAGAAACACAAACAATAGGATTGGCATTTTTAAGCAGTGGCAGTGCAGgatatttgggtttatttgagTTTATGTGGAGTAATTTTCATTGCTCAAATAACCTGTTTGCAGCTTACTAAAATTTCTCCACAGCTGTCCTTCAAGAGAAATGAAACAAATGAGTGATAGAAACTGAGATGGAAACAAACAGGGAGAAGAAAGGAGTGTTGGAAAAATTTTGAAGATGATCTCCAGATAACAAAGTCTCCCTTATTTTTGCAACTGTCCTATTAAAAGAATCGGGAAGGTGTAAGTAGTTATTGTTTTCTGATTGCCTGAAAATAGATCTGCTCAGTTTATTATGATCTGCTGTTCCAGTTCAGCCTTCAGTGTGGAACTGAAAATGATGTCCCTGTTCTTCTTTTGGCATGTCTTTCAAATTCTTAGGGTTCTAGGCGTAAATCAGTGCATTCTGGTGATGTACCTCTTTTCTGGGGAGGAAGCAGAACTCCAACATGGTCTGGAACACCTCAAATTAGGTGTTCATAATGCAAGATGACAGCTGCTATTTAAAACCTAACTATGGGCTTAGAGATGTGTAGTGGTAGACTCTGAACTGTCCCTTCCTCTCCAGTGTTCTGCTTCTAATTCATTACTGTGGGCTCTTTTTCCTCAGAGGAAAATAGGCAAACATTAACTGTAacaacttatttttttaaatgagattACTGTCTGGTTCTCAGATAAACTGAGGGACTGAGCAATGAGGTGTCTGCCTGTAGATCAATCAGGAGACCTCCAGTCAGACCCAGAGGCTGGCAGCCTAAGTCTGAGCCAGGCTCTAGGACACAGATCCACAACCTCACTTGGAGTCCTGTGGGCAGTTTTGGTCACCACAATACAAGAAGGACATGAAACTATTAGAGAATGTCCAAGGGAGGACAACAAAGaaggtgaagggccttgaggagaagctgtgtgaggagcagctgaggacacTTGTCACAGAcgtgttttatgaaaaatcctttccttaggattttttctcctgagaggcctcaggaacaaaggcctctcaggagaaaaaaaatatctgctgctgtggaatgcaacaggtggatccgtgattggtctcatgttgttgtttctaattaatggccaatcacagtccagttGTCCCGGCTGTCTcggtcagtcacaagcctttgttatcattccttttctattcttagctagccttctgatgaaatcctttctttagtattgttttaatacaatatatatcataaaataataaatcaagccttctgaaacatggagtcaacattctcatctcttccctcatcctgagacccctgtgaacaatGTCACAGACACTTGGTCagttcagcctggagcagaggagactgaagggagacctcactgcagttacaacttccttgtgaggaggaggggcagacactgacCTCCCTCTGTGTGACCAGGAATGGAGGAAATGGCCTGAaattgtgtcaggggaggtttatgttggatgtcaggaaaaggttctttcCCTGTTTCCAGTTGGGCCCTGGAACAggtgcccagggaagtgatcacagcaccagcctgagctcaagaagtgtttggataATGCTCTCAGCCACATGATAGGGTTTTTGGAGATTTCTTGTGCTGGGTCcggagctggacttgatggtccTTGAGGATCCCCTCCAACTGAGGGtatgctgtgattctgtgagaaaCAATCCAGTCCCTCCATGGGCTCCTCACATTCCCCCACACCTGGAGTGAGCTCCTTGCCACCCTCCCACCCCTGAGCTCAGTGTGGGGTGAGCTGAGGCACAGCAGTGAGGAAGGGCTGATCCTCCTCGTAAGGCTGGTGGGGATCCAACACCTCAGCTGCCTTCTCCATGGGGGACAGGGATACACACAAGTGTCCAGACCTTTCCTGGTGTACCCATCTACCCATCCTACCCAGAGCCCTGGACTGGGGGGGTCTGTACCACCCTGGACACATTTTTCATATCACAGTATGAACTCTTTGCTGCagggctgatgatccacccaCAGAATAAAGCAgatccctccagcagatcatAAAGTAGACCAAATCCCTCCAGTGATTCAAAGTGCTTTCAATGTGTGATTCAACTCGTCCATTAAGAGATGATTTCTAGGTATTTTCAGAGGAAAGAAGCACTGAACAAAAGAAACTCAACCCGATCAAAGTATTTTTAGAGGTAAAGTTTACTGTCAGAGTGCAGCaatagaagttaaaaaaaaaagaaagccacaAAAGATCTAAAATCTTGTGTTGAGAATGTACAAAACCAAGtcataataagaaaaaaattgctttacAAAGTCTCAAAATGAATTTAAACAGTAAACATGTAGGAAAGCATGGAAAATCTAAACTAAAGGGTTTGTGTATAGTGAATAATAAATTACAATtctagaaataaagaaaagaaagcagtaACCATTCTGACTCGAGAATCTTTTATAGCATCATTCTTTGGGGGAATAGCATTGATAGTAGCTGTAGGTCTTAGCTTTACAATTTCCACTATCATCAAACACTTTCTAGgaactgaaaaacaaactgaTAAATAACTCCCTCAAGTCCAAGAGTGACAAcaattcaagattttttttccttttcttttcttactgGCTAAGAGAAAACCTATCCAACCCACCCATCAACATGAgcttgtgtgtgtatatatatatatatatatatatgtgtgtgtgtgtgtgtgtgtgtgtgtgtgtgtgtgtgtgtgtaggatGCCCTTAGTAAAAGGTGCCACAAAGGTGTTTATCAATAACCAGATTGACTGTTCTTTAATTGATCCTTCCTTCTGCAGTAGTTCAGAGAAGCCCGATCCAACACCTCCAACCACCCCCACCAAACATCCTAGGGGGAACTACCCTAAGGTGCCCATGGATGGATTTTCCCCTTGTGCTTCTAACAGTGCCAGGACTCTGGGTTGTGGTGCAGCACCAAGTCTGTTGGGTTGGCCAGATGAGGGCTGTTCTCCAGTGCCAAGGCAGGCTGCACTCGTCCTGTCTGTGTGCAAACACCAAGACGATGACCCTGAGAAGTCCTTAGGGTGCAGGTAAAGCCCTGTATGTAATGTGGATAAAACAGGAGAAATGTTTATCGTGGCCTTTCTCTTTTGTCTTACACAGTTCTCTCTTGTTCTGCAGAACCTCCTATTTCTTTGGCTTGGAGTTGCCAAAGGTGACAAAGACCactcctggctcctgaaaactcCCATTGGTGTGGAAGTCTTCACCTGGGCTCTTCGAGTATCTGCGAAACACAGGTGAGGCAGAGACCTCATACTGGGGGTGAGAGCCCACATTGCGCGTGGAGGGTGTTTGTGTCTCGGACTGCTTGGTGACCGTGGTGGAGGAAGTGATGATTTTGTTTCCAAACTGGTCCATCTCCTCATACTGCTCCATGACAGTCCGGGTGGCTCCATAGAGCTTGGACCCGTCAGGCCCTGTCTGCAGCTCCAAAATGCTTTTCTGCCTCCGTGGATTTTGTGGGCTGGGGGTGTTCAGGGAGCGGTATTCCGAAAAGCTGCCTTTCATCCCACAGTGGCAGCTGTCCTTGGAGGTGTCCACAGAACCCTTCTCTTTGTCACTGGTTGGATGGCTGGCATTGCCAAGCGTGTGCTGTTTCATGGAACTCAGCCCAGCTTTTGTTTGGACAGGGTCTGATCTCTTCTCTGAGGGTTTTGTATCATGCCCAGCAGACCCTGCTGAGGGGTGGTTATAGGAGCTAAAGCTGTTCTGAGCAGAAGCCTCCCTCTTTCCTGGAGAGTCAACACAGTCTGGTGAGGGGCCATCCCGGGGGGAATGTGCTGTCCTGGGTGATTCTGCTGGTTTCCTGGCAGCAGACTCAATGGAGATGTAGGAAGGTGAGGAGGGAGAGCTGACACGGGACTGAACGAGGCGGGGaacctccagctctgccctggctgcctctgtcTTTTCTGCCACCTTTGCACTTTCCACAGATGCTGCTTCCCCTGTCTCCAGCATGACCTCCTCTTGCCTGGCTTTGCTTGAAACAATGCTGATCTTACGGATGTTGCTGCTGCTCACGGAGCTTTGGGCACTCCCCAGAGACTCCTTAAACAGCCCTGAGAGCCCAGCAATGTCTGACTCAGACTTGAGATTGGAAACAGAATAAATAGCTTTCTTGATGGCCTCCTCGATGTCCTGGATGCGGGCCAGTGTCTGCTCCTTCAGGTGCAGAATCTCAGCACTTGCTCGCTCCAGGTCCTCAAAAACCAGATCCACTGAGGAGACACTGTCAGCGTCCCCCTTTGCCCCAGCCTTGTCCTGGTGCTTGGCCTTCTGCTGCACAACCCACTCGGGGACCTTCTCAAAGAAGCTCTTGAGAGCTTTCACATCCACTTTGCTTGTCTCCTCCTCAAACTCCCTCACTCGGGTCAAGATCTCTTGCAGCTGCTCCTGTCTCCTGAGGTTCTCAAAGATCTCCATAGCCTCCTTGACATTGCCTTTCATGATCTCCTCCTTGTGTACTGACAATCTCTTACGACGCTCATCTTCCgtttctctcatttttttttccctcataaCAACCACTGGCTTCTCCTGGGCAGGCGTCTCTGCCTCCCTCTCAGGACATTTCAGTTGCCTGCTGTTTGCCTGCTGGTGCTCCTCAAAGGAGGAGTTCCTTGACTGCTGATGGAAGGACATTGAATGAGACGTTTGCCTCCTCTCATGCACCTGCTGCACAACTCTCTGGCTATCCCACGATCCATAAGAATTAGACACACTTTCCCTTTCCACCTTGGATGAGGCATTTTGTGCAGTGCCGTCTCCTCTTTTTGGAGGGCTATTGTGACCCACAGGGGAGATGCTTGGCTCAGTTTGTCCTGGCACATCCcgtgcctgtgctctgccagggcaggctggaggTGATGGTGAGGAGCACCCCTTCTCCTCTTGGCATAGCTCTGTCTGCCTTTGAGCCACCTCGCCTGGGCATctccttggagcagctgctttatCACTCATCACTCCCTGCTTGACTTCAAAACCAACCACTCCATTTTTCATTGGCTTTGAGGCCTTAGCACTGTCTGGTTCTACTTTTCCTTGTCCTGCTTTGCTGGCCTTGTACCTTTCTTCTGCTATTTGGAGAGGCGTTTTGGCAGTGTATTTTGGCAGCTTTCTCTCAGGGTTTATCCCCTGAACTGTGACAGACTTCTTCACAGATGTCTCTGAATTGCACCATTTTGTTTGAACCTCCTCATAGCCTGATTGTTCATGAACTTCCATGCAGCTTAATCCCAGCTCTGTGGGAGAAGGCCTTGGCTTGTTGATATCCCTCAAGCCTGAAGGTTTTGGAGGCAGGGGTGGAGGGATGGGTTTTGTTGATCTGCTTGCACTGGAATTTACAGAGGCAGAATGGGCCTCATGTAAGAGGTGCTCAGGTTTTGGAGGGGGAACAGGTTTTTTCTTGGGTGAGACAGTAGTTTCTGGTTTTGGAGGAGTCCTGGGCTTCTCTGCAGGACTCTGGTCACTGGATTTATAGGACagagaagggagagaaggaagaggGGTCTGGAGTAGTCCAGAACATCCTGGGGCTTCATCTTTGCTGGTTGGTAATGGAAGGGCACCTTCTCTTGCTGCTTTAgttgagggtgggcagggctctgctttcaTCACAGCaactgagggaggaggaggaaagtcATTATCAGCCTGTGACCCTGAAGCCACTACAGCAGTCTCCTTACTAGCGAGTTGagtctcatttttctttttacacaCAGAATAGGACTGCCCTGCATTTCTGTATATCATAGCAGCTTTAAAATCCCCTCTGGAGACATTAACATTAGACTTTTCCAGCGACTGAAGTGTGGCTTTTAAATTACCTCGGACAATGTCCTCTTTTTCTACCAGGCGCTGTTCTGTGGCGGCACTTTGCAGTGCTCTGATAGCTGTCTGCACATCCCCTCTGACACCAACATCTCTTTCTTCTTGCTCTGATTGCTCTTTGGAATCAGACTCAACACAAGGGTTTACATAGGTTTTCACGGGTGTGGCAGTATAAAGGCCATCCTTAATGCTAAAATCTCTACTGGGCACAACTTGGATTTCCTGGCTCAATAGTTGTCGTCCCTGTACTTCCTCAGAAGCACTGACCTTTTTGTGTGATGCTATGCTCTTCTGGGACACGCTTGTGTGGGTCTTGGATGCCTCCTGGACTCTGGTGGTGGTGGTCctggtggcagtgctgctgctctcctgcttgGTGGATGAGGAGTCCTGCTGGTGTACGGTTGATTGCAGGGTCATGGTCCCCTGTGAGCTGACtgtctgctgcctgcaggctgtGTGGACCTCCTCCCTGTTCCTCTGGAACTTACTCTGGACGTGGTGCTGAATGTTTTTTGCTTCTGCTGTTGCCAGCCTCAGGCTTTGCATTGCAGCCTGGAGATCAGTCCCCAGAGCCTTTTCTTCTGTCTGAGTCTGGCTGGCTTCGCCAGCCACCACACTCTGCTGTTTGCCATCCACTTCTGCCCTCTGAGCTGTCACTTGTGTTGGAAATGTGCCTTGTATCATAGATTTTGGTTCCTTCAAATGGGCAGTGGTGGcttcttctttctctgcctTCTTGCTGGCATCTGCAACCCTTTGGATTGACTTTGTAGTCACCTTAAGCCCTCCGGACAGAACTTCTTCCTTTCCCATCGCTGTGGGCAGGGGCTTCCCAAGACATTGCACAGTGGTGcctgccacacctgctgcatTCACAGCCTCTCTCTCTAACACACCCTCTCTGCCCATGCCTTCACATACAAAACCCTTTTTTGCTCCCTCCACAGCCCCTGGCTCACCTCCTGCAATTACTTTCTCCATTTGTTCTTTATTTGTCAAGACATGTATGTTAGCCCCCTGCACAACCCGTGGGCCGCTCTCATCTgccccctcctcctctgcttGGGAAGAGATGAGGGATTGTATCTCTGACTCCTGCTGGAGATTCTTCAGGTAGCTGAGGTCTCCCTTCTCAATGCAGCTCGCAAAAAGTTGGACATTTCCCTTCTCGTTGTCCTCACGCTTGATGGtggctgctgctttctgctccTGAGAAGAAGCCAACAAGTTCCCAATTGTTGACTTCACATCCCCCTTGACGACTTTCTGCTGGACAGAATGGAACAGGAGGGAGTAGAGAGTCATCTTCAGTGATCCCGACTTCGTCTCTTGTAGGACCATCCCCTTTTTGATGGAAGCATCTTGGCTGAGGAGACCCTGCAAGGCCTTGGCTACATCTCCACTCAAGTCCTCTTTGCCTTTAACAGCTTCACTCTGGTCCAGCAGCTGCAATGGGCTTACTTTGATCTTGCCCTCTCTGTCCTCCTCCACCAGCATGCTCTGTGCTTCCACATTGGtcctgtgcaggagctgcagcataATCCTTTGCAAGTGGCCTCCCACAATCTCCTCTTTCAGGATCTCTGGagctcctgggctgctgagctgaTACTTCACCATCTTCACACTCTCCATATCATTAGCTTCAATGAGGATTCCATCATGCTGGATAGCCTGGCAAGTGCAGAGAGTCTCTAAAGTCTCCTTCATGGTTCTTTCTTTCAGTTCTACTTCTATGCCACCTTCAGAAGCACCAAATTTATCTAGGGGCGTGCTCTCAAAGAGCCACGTCGTGCTTTTCACATCTGCACGAGGGATCTCTTCTTGGGCTCCAGCGCTGGCCGTCACCTCTGTGTCCTTAAGGGTGTCCATGGGCTGGGTTTCAAACAGCCAGGTGCAGCGTTTTACATCCCCTTTCTGGCTGTCCTCTCTCTGCACTGTGCTCATGGATGAGCTCCTCTCTGCGTCCCCATACAGAGAGTCCACAGGGTGGTTCTCAAAGAGCCAGGTGGATGTCCTCACGTCACCCCGCTGCACGTCACTGACGCTCACCATCCTCACGTACTTCTTCTGGCCCACTTGCTGGGACTCAAAGAGCTGCTTGTTGGACTGAACGTCTCCCTTCTGCACATCATCCACTGTTCTGGGCACAGACAGCTTTCCCCCTGAGAAGGAGTCAAGAGGCTCTGTCTCAAACCTCCACCGTGCAGTCTGGACATCTCCCTTCTTGATGTCCTCTTGGGTGACAGCCCTAATCACAAAcacctcttcttccttcttgatCTGATCCAGCGGCTTAGTTTCAAACAACCACCGGGCACCTTTCATGTCACCTTTCATGATTTCTTCTTTCTGCACTGAAGTGACCTCATGGTATCCTCCCTCTTTGTCCTGGATAGCATATAAAGGTTGGCTTTCAAAGAGCATTGTGCAGGACTTGACGTTAGCTTTGCTCATGGTGTCTTTCTGGATCTTCTGGAGTTCTGTCTCATCCACTTTGTCATGGATTTGGTCAAGGGAATAGGTCTCAAATACAAATCTTTTTCCTCCAACATCTCCCCCCTTGGCATCCTTTTCAGGAGGTATTTCCTGGATGCCCTCAGAGTTGTCCTTCAGGGTGTCCATGGGGTAGTTCTCAAAGAGCCATGTGAACTTGTGCACAGACCCAGCCTCAATTGTTCCAGCATCCTTCTGGGATTTTGGCTTggtggctgtgtccaagggc
This genomic window from Zonotrichia albicollis isolate bZonAlb1 chromosome 1, bZonAlb1.hap1, whole genome shotgun sequence contains:
- the XIRP1 gene encoding xin actin-binding repeat-containing protein 1; this encodes MSEAQKPSKVAIQKMEDDLPPPPAVGSVQVVAPGVQDLNSLPVPPPKQAFSKFYQQRQVNELKRLYRHMHPELRKNLEEAVTEDLAEMLNTEDPNAQGSVNLDKVLPGEVQSMRWIFENWALDSIGDHQATKKLTEEEIIPSGDVKSTSLRFESQSINGYNLSTSAKVSETDLARGDVRTARWLFETQPLDTLNKLYSDETEVQEAVLKEPVQGGDVKGAKQLFEAQSLDAIGRCSSVEEKSILQLKSEIQELKGDVKKTVRLFQTEPLCAIRDKSGTIHEIKSVCREEIQTNAVRTARWLFETQPLDTINKDTSKVQIIRGISLEEIGRPDVSGARWIFETQPLDAIREITVEEQDFQASTDFVTGADVTKQRLLFETQTLDSLKGEASESVVAKEQVIGGDVKSTLWLFETQPMETLKDNFEVGRLKKVELSAEEKGDVKQRKHVFETCPLGSISKAFEEEIPATSMEEVVKGDVKSFKTLFETLPLDSIKQADAEPTIKEEEKIPAGNVKANQILFETTPLYAIKDSFGNFHEVTSVSREQIISGDVKNYKWMFETRSLDQFDESIKKVDIIRGITKQEVVAGDVRTAKWLFETQPMDFIHLQATEGEKHPSVKREISQKGDVKTCRWLFETQPMHTLYEKAERKQEEDGSVPQADVKSYTWMFETQPLDSLKGQEEQYLQVSKAYSQEEFQGVDVKTVRHLFETEPLGSSTVSEADRKKTMRYSSRVEFQSGEVSRVKEFFEAKPLDTATKPKSQKDAGTIEAGSVHKFTWLFENYPMDTLKDNSEGIQEIPPEKDAKGGDVGGKRFVFETYSLDQIHDKVDETELQKIQKDTMSKANVKSCTMLFESQPLYAIQDKEGGYHEVTSVQKEEIMKGDMKGARWLFETKPLDQIKKEEEVFVIRAVTQEDIKKGDVQTARWRFETEPLDSFSGGKLSVPRTVDDVQKGDVQSNKQLFESQQVGQKKYVRMVSVSDVQRGDVRTSTWLFENHPVDSLYGDAERSSSMSTVQREDSQKGDVKRCTWLFETQPMDTLKDTEVTASAGAQEEIPRADVKSTTWLFESTPLDKFGASEGGIEVELKERTMKETLETLCTCQAIQHDGILIEANDMESVKMVKYQLSSPGAPEILKEEIVGGHLQRIMLQLLHRTNVEAQSMLVEEDREGKIKVSPLQLLDQSEAVKGKEDLSGDVAKALQGLLSQDASIKKGMVLQETKSGSLKMTLYSLLFHSVQQKVVKGDVKSTIGNLLASSQEQKAAATIKREDNEKGNVQLFASCIEKGDLSYLKNLQQESEIQSLISSQAEEEGADESGPRVVQGANIHVLTNKEQMEKVIAGGEPGAVEGAKKGFVCEGMGREGVLEREAVNAAGVAGTTVQCLGKPLPTAMGKEEVLSGGLKVTTKSIQRVADASKKAEKEEATTAHLKEPKSMIQGTFPTQVTAQRAEVDGKQQSVVAGEASQTQTEEKALGTDLQAAMQSLRLATAEAKNIQHHVQSKFQRNREEVHTACRQQTVSSQGTMTLQSTVHQQDSSSTKQESSSTATRTTTTRVQEASKTHTSVSQKSIASHKKVSASEEVQGRQLLSQEIQVVPSRDFSIKDGLYTATPVKTYVNPCVESDSKEQSEQEERDVGVRGDVQTAIRALQSAATEQRLVEKEDIVRGNLKATLQSLEKSNVNVSRGDFKAAMIYRNAGQSYSVCKKKNETQLASKETAVVASGSQADNDFPPPPSVAVMKAEPCPPSTKAAREGALPLPTSKDEAPGCSGLLQTPLPSLPSLSYKSSDQSPAEKPRTPPKPETTVSPKKKPVPPPKPEHLLHEAHSASVNSSASRSTKPIPPPLPPKPSGLRDINKPRPSPTELGLSCMEVHEQSGYEEVQTKWCNSETSVKKSVTVQGINPERKLPKYTAKTPLQIAEERYKASKAGQGKVEPDSAKASKPMKNGVVGFEVKQGVMSDKAAAPRRCPGEVAQRQTELCQEEKGCSSPSPPACPGRAQARDVPGQTEPSISPVGHNSPPKRGDGTAQNASSKVERESVSNSYGSWDSQRVVQQVHERRQTSHSMSFHQQSRNSSFEEHQQANSRQLKCPEREAETPAQEKPVVVMREKKMRETEDERRKRLSVHKEEIMKGNVKEAMEIFENLRRQEQLQEILTRVREFEEETSKVDVKALKSFFEKVPEWVVQQKAKHQDKAGAKGDADSVSSVDLVFEDLERASAEILHLKEQTLARIQDIEEAIKKAIYSVSNLKSESDIAGLSGLFKESLGSAQSSVSSSNIRKISIVSSKARQEEVMLETGEAASVESAKVAEKTEAARAELEVPRLVQSRVSSPSSPSYISIESAARKPAESPRTAHSPRDGPSPDCVDSPGKREASAQNSFSSYNHPSAGSAGHDTKPSEKRSDPVQTKAGLSSMKQHTLGNASHPTSDKEKGSVDTSKDSCHCGMKGSFSEYRSLNTPSPQNPRRQKSILELQTGPDGSKLYGATRTVMEQYEEMDQFGNKIITSSTTVTKQSETQTPSTRNVGSHPQYEVSASPVFRRYSKSPGEDFHTNGSFQEPGVVFVTFGNSKPKK